From Mannheimia pernigra, one genomic window encodes:
- a CDS encoding ornithine carbamoyltransferase — protein MAFNLKNRHLLSLVNHTEREIRFLLDLARDLKRAKYAGTEQQKLKGKNIALIFEKTSTRTRCAFEVAAYDQGAHITYIDPTSSQIGHKESMKDTARVLGRMYDAIQYRGFKQSVVQELADYAGVPVFNGLTDEFHPTQMLADVLTMIENCEKPLSQISYVYIGDARNNMGNSLLLIGAKLGMDVRICAPKALLPEDSFVEMCQKFAAESGARITVTEDIEKAVKGVDFVHTDVWVSMGEPLDSWGERIDLLMPYRVTPELMKLTSNPKVKFMHCLPAFHNCETKVGKEIAEKYPALVNGIEVTEEVFESPVNVAFEQAENRMHTIKAVMVASLA, from the coding sequence ATGGCATTTAATCTAAAAAACAGACATTTATTAAGTTTAGTTAATCATACCGAGCGTGAGATTCGTTTTTTATTAGATTTAGCTCGTGATTTAAAACGTGCCAAATATGCAGGCACAGAGCAACAAAAGTTAAAAGGCAAAAATATCGCCTTAATTTTTGAGAAAACCTCAACTCGTACGCGTTGTGCTTTTGAAGTGGCAGCTTACGATCAGGGAGCACATATCACTTATATTGATCCAACCTCATCGCAAATTGGGCATAAAGAGTCAATGAAAGATACGGCTCGTGTGCTAGGCAGAATGTATGATGCGATTCAATACCGAGGTTTTAAACAATCTGTTGTACAAGAGCTTGCTGATTATGCAGGCGTACCTGTATTTAATGGTTTAACTGATGAATTTCATCCAACGCAGATGTTGGCTGATGTTTTAACGATGATCGAAAACTGTGAAAAACCGCTTAGTCAAATCAGCTATGTGTATATTGGCGACGCTCGCAACAATATGGGGAACTCGTTGCTATTAATCGGGGCGAAGTTGGGAATGGACGTGCGAATTTGTGCACCAAAAGCCTTGTTGCCTGAAGATTCGTTTGTGGAAATGTGCCAGAAATTCGCAGCGGAATCGGGGGCGAGAATTACCGTGACTGAAGATATTGAGAAAGCGGTTAAAGGCGTAGATTTTGTGCATACCGATGTGTGGGTTTCAATGGGTGAGCCGTTAGATAGCTGGGGCGAGCGTATTGATTTATTAATGCCTTATCGTGTTACACCTGAATTAATGAAATTGACCAGCAATCCTAAAGTAAAATTTATGCACTGCTTGCCGGCATTCCATAACTGTGAAACCAAAGTTGGTAAAGAGATCGCTGAAAAATATCCTGCATTAGTAAACGGTATTGAAGTAACCGAAGAGGTGTTTGAATCACCCGTGAATGTAGCGTTTGAGCAGGCCGAAAACCGAATGCACACGATTAAAGCGGTGATGGTGGCAAGCTTGGCTTAG
- the ispB gene encoding octaprenyl diphosphate synthase, which produces MTTQLTLEQIQALANEDMQAVNAEILAHLNSEVLLINQLGHYIIAGGGKRIRPLIAVLSARALGYKGKQHITAAAFIEFVHTATLLHDDVVDESDMRRGRPTANAEFGNAASVLVGDYIYTRSFQMMTDLDSLRVLKVMSSATNALAEGEVQQLMNVNDPNTTEANYMRVIYNKTARLFEAATQCVAIAADSSEEIENGLKDYGCYLGTAFQLIDDILDYSAQTENLGKNIGDDFVEGKPTLPLLHAMYSAEKAGKAAQAELIRHAIENGGELEQIPDILAIMAEHRSLDYVMQKAREEAQKAVDALAVLPESEYKQALISLAYLSVDRSY; this is translated from the coding sequence ATGACCACGCAATTAACTCTCGAACAAATTCAAGCCCTTGCGAATGAGGATATGCAAGCGGTAAATGCAGAAATTTTGGCTCACCTTAATTCGGAAGTTTTACTGATTAACCAGCTCGGGCATTATATCATCGCAGGTGGCGGTAAACGCATTCGCCCTTTAATTGCAGTACTTTCAGCACGAGCGTTGGGTTATAAAGGTAAACAGCATATTACTGCGGCAGCCTTTATTGAGTTTGTACATACAGCAACCTTATTGCACGATGATGTGGTAGATGAATCTGATATGCGTCGTGGCAGACCCACTGCAAATGCGGAATTTGGTAATGCTGCAAGTGTTTTAGTTGGTGATTATATCTACACTCGTTCTTTTCAGATGATGACGGATTTGGATTCTCTTCGCGTGCTAAAAGTGATGTCTTCTGCAACTAACGCTTTGGCGGAGGGGGAAGTTCAACAATTAATGAACGTAAACGATCCAAACACCACTGAAGCGAACTATATGCGTGTAATTTACAACAAAACCGCACGTTTATTTGAAGCAGCAACACAATGCGTGGCAATTGCAGCTGACTCAAGTGAAGAAATCGAAAATGGCTTAAAAGACTACGGCTGCTATTTAGGCACAGCCTTCCAGTTAATTGATGATATTTTAGATTACTCTGCCCAAACAGAAAATTTAGGTAAAAATATAGGTGATGATTTTGTAGAAGGCAAACCAACGCTTCCACTGTTACACGCAATGTATTCCGCAGAAAAAGCAGGCAAGGCAGCACAGGCAGAACTTATCCGCCACGCGATTGAAAACGGGGGAGAATTAGAACAAATTCCTGACATATTAGCAATTATGGCAGAACATCGCTCACTTGATTATGTGATGCAAAAAGCCCGTGAAGAAGCACAAAAAGCAGTAGATGCCTTAGCCGTATTACCAGAGAGTGAATATAAACAGGCATTGATTTCATTGGCATATTTGTCGGTGGATAGATCGTATTAA
- the fabD gene encoding ACP S-malonyltransferase, translated as MSKFAMVFPGQGSQAVGMLGDLATQFPIVEKTFAEASEVLGYDLWDLVQNGTAEELGQTQRTQPALLAASVAIFRVWQEKSPELKPTVMAGHSLGEYSALVCAGVLNFQDAIKLVELRGNAMQEAVPAGSGAMYAIIGLDNQAIINACEQAANETGEIVSAVNFNSPGQVVIAGTKAAAEKAGELCKAAGAKRALPLAVSVPSHCALMKPAAEKLATALQNIKLNQPLVSVINNVDVAVETDLDAIRNALVRQLYSPVRWTETVEKMAQEGITTLYEIGPNKVLTGLTSRIVKTLSSQAVNDVASLEAVQSSF; from the coding sequence ATGTCAAAATTTGCTATGGTTTTCCCTGGTCAAGGTTCACAAGCGGTTGGAATGCTTGGTGATCTTGCTACTCAATTCCCTATTGTTGAAAAAACATTCGCAGAAGCAAGCGAAGTGCTTGGCTATGATTTATGGGATTTAGTGCAAAATGGTACAGCTGAAGAGTTAGGGCAAACTCAACGTACTCAGCCTGCCTTATTAGCCGCATCGGTTGCTATTTTCCGTGTATGGCAAGAAAAATCCCCTGAGTTAAAACCTACCGTAATGGCAGGCCATAGCTTAGGTGAATACTCGGCTCTAGTTTGTGCCGGTGTGTTAAACTTTCAAGATGCCATCAAATTAGTGGAGCTGCGTGGTAATGCAATGCAAGAAGCGGTGCCTGCTGGTAGCGGTGCAATGTATGCAATTATTGGTTTAGATAACCAAGCTATTATCAACGCGTGTGAACAAGCAGCAAATGAGACAGGCGAAATCGTTTCAGCGGTAAATTTTAACTCGCCAGGTCAAGTAGTTATTGCTGGTACAAAAGCCGCTGCAGAAAAAGCAGGCGAATTATGCAAAGCTGCAGGAGCAAAACGTGCGTTACCATTAGCAGTAAGCGTGCCTTCACACTGTGCATTAATGAAACCAGCGGCAGAAAAATTAGCCACTGCATTGCAAAATATTAAGCTAAATCAACCGCTTGTATCTGTCATTAATAACGTAGATGTGGCAGTTGAAACTGATCTTGATGCTATCCGCAACGCCCTTGTTCGTCAGCTTTACAGCCCTGTACGCTGGACAGAAACTGTAGAGAAAATGGCTCAAGAGGGTATCACCACGCTTTATGAAATCGGTCCGAACAAAGTTTTAACTGGCTTAACAAGCCGTATTGTGAAAACACTTTCATCACAGGCGGTAAACGATGTTGCCAGCCTTGAGGCAGTTCAATCCTCATTTTAG
- the rpmA gene encoding 50S ribosomal protein L27 yields the protein MATKKAGGSTRNGRDSEAKRLGVKRFGGESVLAGSIIVRQRGTKFHAGSNVGMGKDHTLFATADGKVKFEVKGDKSRKYVSIIAD from the coding sequence ATGGCAACTAAAAAAGCTGGTGGTTCAACTCGTAACGGTCGTGATTCTGAAGCTAAACGCCTTGGTGTTAAACGTTTCGGTGGTGAATCTGTATTAGCAGGTAGCATTATTGTTCGTCAACGTGGTACTAAATTCCATGCAGGTTCAAATGTAGGTATGGGTAAAGACCACACTTTATTTGCAACCGCTGACGGTAAAGTTAAGTTTGAAGTGAAAGGTGATAAAAGCCGTAAATATGTAAGCATCATTGCTGACTAA
- a CDS encoding epoxyqueuosine reductase QueH: MTQPIEHIESVRARRRAQNQKKDANAPFVREKLALPNGHNKLLLHSCCAPCSGEVMEAIHASGIEFTIYFYNPNIHPLKEYLIRKEENIRFAEKWGIPFIDLDDDYENDRKEWFKKAKGMEWEPERGVRCTMCFDMRFEKAAEYAHHNGFPVFTSCLGISRWKDMNQINDCGHRAAAKFDDVVYWDYNWRKGGGSQRMIEISKRERFYQQEYCGCVYSLRDSNKWRLETGRQRIEIGKLYYSPD; this comes from the coding sequence ATGACCCAACCAATTGAACATATTGAAAGCGTGCGTGCTAGACGCAGAGCTCAAAATCAAAAAAAAGACGCAAACGCTCCTTTTGTGCGTGAGAAATTAGCACTGCCGAACGGTCACAACAAGCTGTTATTACACTCTTGCTGTGCACCCTGTTCGGGCGAGGTAATGGAAGCTATTCACGCCTCAGGCATTGAATTTACCATTTACTTCTACAACCCCAACATTCACCCACTCAAAGAGTACCTCATTCGTAAAGAAGAAAATATCCGCTTTGCCGAAAAATGGGGGATTCCGTTTATTGATTTAGACGATGACTACGAAAACGATCGCAAAGAGTGGTTCAAAAAAGCCAAAGGTATGGAATGGGAGCCTGAGCGTGGCGTTCGTTGTACAATGTGTTTTGATATGCGATTTGAGAAAGCGGCAGAATACGCTCATCACAATGGTTTTCCTGTATTTACTAGCTGTTTAGGTATTTCTCGTTGGAAAGATATGAACCAAATCAACGACTGCGGACACCGTGCCGCCGCCAAATTTGATGATGTTGTTTATTGGGACTACAACTGGCGTAAAGGCGGTGGCTCGCAACGAATGATCGAAATCAGCAAACGTGAACGTTTCTACCAACAAGAGTATTGTGGCTGCGTCTATTCCCTGCGTGATAGTAACAAATGGCGGTTAGAAACAGGGCGGCAAAGAATTGAAATCGGCAAACTCTATTATTCGCCAGATTAA
- a CDS encoding anaerobic C4-dicarboxylate transporter → MLYVEFLLLLAFLYAGSRYGGIGLGVVSGIGLFVEVFFLGMPLSAPPISVMLVILAVVTCASILEAAGGLKFMLQIAERILRNNPKRITFLGPLVTYIMTLMLGTGHSVYSIMPIIGDIALKNKIRPERPMAAASVASQLGITGSPLSAAVAYYLTEITKLPGFEGVTLLNVVSVTITATFCGVIAMSLYSLRRGKELEDDPEYQRRMQDSALRKQIEETSATSLDEQLPASAKNSVYLFLTAIATIVVIAMLPSIKPTVAATGKVAGMDQIIQIVMLTFGGLILILTKTDPKKVPNGIVFKSGMVAAIAIFGIAWMSDTYFTYAMPSFKASVMEMVQAQPWTFAFAMFAVSVVVNSQAVTAKMLLPVGIAMGLPAPLLVGLMPATYAYFFIPNYPSDIATVNFDVTGTTKIGKYYFNHSFMAPGLVGVITACVVGITIANILI, encoded by the coding sequence ATGCTTTATGTAGAATTTTTACTTTTATTAGCATTTTTATATGCAGGTAGCCGTTATGGTGGTATCGGTTTAGGGGTTGTATCAGGTATTGGCTTATTCGTTGAAGTTTTCTTCTTAGGTATGCCACTTTCTGCTCCACCAATTAGTGTTATGTTAGTTATTTTAGCTGTGGTCACCTGTGCTTCTATTCTTGAAGCTGCTGGCGGTTTAAAATTTATGTTGCAGATTGCAGAACGCATTTTACGCAATAATCCTAAACGTATCACGTTCTTAGGCCCACTTGTTACCTATATTATGACATTGATGTTAGGTACAGGCCACTCTGTTTACTCTATTATGCCGATTATCGGTGATATTGCTTTAAAAAATAAAATCCGCCCAGAACGCCCAATGGCGGCGGCATCTGTTGCTTCTCAATTAGGGATTACAGGCAGCCCACTCTCTGCAGCAGTTGCTTACTATTTAACCGAAATTACAAAATTACCTGGGTTTGAAGGTGTTACGCTCTTAAATGTAGTGAGTGTAACCATTACAGCCACTTTCTGCGGTGTGATTGCAATGTCTTTATATAGCTTACGTCGTGGTAAAGAGCTTGAAGATGATCCTGAATACCAACGCCGTATGCAAGACTCTGCCTTGCGTAAACAAATTGAAGAAACCAGTGCAACCTCGTTAGATGAGCAATTACCTGCTAGTGCAAAAAATTCGGTGTACTTATTTCTAACCGCAATTGCGACTATTGTGGTGATTGCGATGCTTCCATCTATCAAACCAACAGTTGCAGCAACAGGTAAAGTTGCTGGTATGGATCAAATTATCCAAATCGTGATGCTTACTTTCGGCGGTTTAATCTTAATTTTAACCAAAACTGATCCCAAAAAAGTACCAAACGGTATTGTATTTAAATCTGGTATGGTTGCGGCAATCGCCATTTTTGGTATTGCGTGGATGAGTGATACCTACTTCACTTACGCAATGCCCTCATTCAAAGCAAGTGTAATGGAAATGGTTCAAGCCCAGCCTTGGACATTTGCTTTCGCTATGTTTGCGGTATCTGTCGTGGTAAACAGCCAAGCGGTAACCGCGAAAATGTTATTACCCGTCGGTATTGCGATGGGCTTACCAGCACCATTATTAGTTGGTTTAATGCCCGCAACTTATGCTTATTTCTTTATTCCAAACTATCCATCAGACATCGCAACAGTAAACTTTGACGTAACAGGCACAACCAAAATCGGTAAATACTACTTTAACCATAGCTTTATGGCTCCAGGTTTAGTGGGAGTAATTACTGCCTGTGTCGTAGGCATTACTATAGCGAATATATTAATCTAA
- a CDS encoding PhzF family phenazine biosynthesis protein encodes MRSYNYQLVNVFAETHFGGNPLAVFYEADGLSQSEMQLIARQFNLSEVVFIQSSVHLQAVKKLKIFTPDDEMPFAGHPTVGAAFVLASRLNLPADYLLETNAGLVEIRHHNELVTFALKNGVESENAPLSCAECADILGLDISDIASEPCYVNTGVEQLLIELTSQQAVENCKINANLFIHNKVIKDSLYVWHRIGSEAKVRLFFATQGAVVEDPGTGSAAANLGGWHIAKGLTPINLTITQGDEIHRPNRLSLKVDSQNTIFVGGNVIEVGKGEFYLP; translated from the coding sequence ATGAGAAGTTATAATTATCAGCTAGTGAATGTGTTTGCGGAAACTCATTTTGGTGGCAATCCGCTTGCGGTGTTTTATGAAGCTGATGGCTTGAGCCAGAGCGAAATGCAGCTTATTGCCCGTCAATTTAATCTTTCCGAAGTGGTTTTTATTCAATCCTCAGTTCATTTACAAGCGGTCAAAAAACTGAAAATTTTTACGCCTGATGACGAAATGCCGTTTGCTGGTCATCCTACGGTGGGGGCGGCGTTTGTACTTGCTTCACGCTTGAATTTGCCAGCTGATTATCTGCTTGAAACCAACGCGGGTTTGGTGGAAATTCGACACCATAATGAGCTTGTTACCTTTGCCTTAAAAAATGGCGTTGAGTCAGAAAATGCACCACTAAGCTGTGCTGAATGTGCTGATATTTTAGGACTTGATATTAGTGATATTGCCTCCGAACCTTGCTACGTAAACACTGGCGTAGAACAGTTACTGATTGAGCTAACTTCTCAACAAGCGGTCGAAAATTGCAAAATAAATGCAAATTTATTTATACATAATAAGGTAATCAAAGATAGTCTCTATGTCTGGCACAGAATAGGGAGTGAAGCAAAAGTTCGCTTGTTTTTTGCTACTCAAGGTGCGGTGGTAGAAGATCCTGGCACGGGCTCTGCAGCAGCAAATTTAGGCGGTTGGCATATTGCAAAAGGTTTAACGCCAATCAATCTGACCATTACACAAGGTGATGAAATTCACCGCCCAAATCGTTTATCGTTAAAAGTGGATAGTCAAAACACCATTTTTGTGGGCGGCAACGTGATTGAAGTTGGTAAGGGCGAATTTTATTTGCCTTAA
- a CDS encoding Cof-type HAD-IIB family hydrolase: protein MNRPQKPIKIVFFDIDETLYVKHKAYIPVSISEQVLPRLKAKGIIPAIATGRNHGCFPEALKPYLDPETGFELFVTINGQYNFYKDQLISDYSLSREQIERIIRKSNELGIAYAFVTPMTIAVSETNPIVHEAVLPITPNYLIDPHYHEKEHIVQMLLFYTKAQTQAVENSGIFANDLKEARWHPNAVDILRKENSKARGIQDVLAKLNIDIESSMAFGDGFNDMEMLPTVGFGVAMGNGEPELKAVADFVTKPIEEDGILYALETLNVI from the coding sequence ATGAATAGACCACAAAAACCAATCAAAATTGTTTTTTTCGATATTGACGAAACCTTGTATGTAAAACACAAAGCCTACATTCCAGTATCAATTAGCGAACAAGTTCTGCCTCGCCTAAAAGCAAAAGGCATTATTCCTGCTATCGCCACAGGCAGAAACCACGGCTGTTTTCCCGAAGCCCTAAAGCCTTATTTAGATCCTGAAACTGGTTTTGAATTATTTGTTACTATCAACGGGCAATATAATTTCTATAAAGATCAACTCATCAGCGATTATTCTCTTAGCCGTGAGCAAATTGAGCGAATTATTCGCAAATCGAATGAATTAGGCATCGCTTATGCCTTTGTAACACCGATGACAATTGCGGTTTCTGAAACCAACCCCATCGTTCACGAAGCCGTTTTGCCTATCACGCCCAATTATTTAATCGATCCGCACTACCACGAAAAAGAACACATTGTCCAAATGCTATTGTTTTACACCAAAGCGCAAACACAAGCGGTCGAAAATAGTGGGATTTTTGCAAATGATTTAAAAGAAGCTCGTTGGCACCCAAATGCGGTGGATATTCTCAGAAAAGAAAATTCTAAAGCACGCGGTATTCAAGATGTATTGGCAAAACTGAATATTGATATTGAAAGCTCAATGGCATTTGGCGATGGATTTAATGATATGGAAATGCTACCCACTGTCGGCTTTGGTGTAGCAATGGGCAATGGCGAGCCAGAGCTCAAGGCTGTGGCAGATTTCGTCACCAAACCCATTGAAGAAGACGGTATTTTATACGCATTAGAAACGCTTAACGTGATTTAA
- the rplU gene encoding 50S ribosomal protein L21, with translation MYAVFQSGGKQHRVSEGQVVRLEKLEIATGEKVEFDSVLMVVNGEDVKIGAPVVAGAKVVAEVVAQGRGEKVKIVKFRRRKHSRKQQGHRQWFTEVKITGIQA, from the coding sequence ATGTACGCAGTTTTCCAAAGTGGCGGCAAACAACACCGTGTTAGCGAAGGTCAAGTAGTTCGTTTAGAAAAACTTGAAATTGCAACTGGTGAAAAAGTTGAATTTGACTCAGTGTTAATGGTCGTTAACGGTGAAGATGTTAAAATTGGTGCACCAGTAGTTGCTGGTGCAAAAGTAGTGGCTGAAGTTGTAGCACAAGGTCGTGGCGAGAAAGTTAAAATCGTTAAATTCCGTCGTCGTAAACACAGCCGTAAACAACAAGGTCATCGTCAGTGGTTCACAGAAGTGAAAATCACTGGGATTCAAGCATAA
- a CDS encoding DMT family transporter — MQQKRPFLGFSFALITAIAWGTSPIATQQVIKAMDAQTLVWFRFLAAALGLFCILAFAKKLPNLAACSKKELGLFVVAILGLSANFFLFAQALNYISPTTNQVLWLLAPFTMILLGVLVFKEEFGVFQKLGSSLLMIGLIAFFNDKFSEILQLNDYSLGILFGIAASLVWVIYAFAQKLLLAKFTPQQALMVIYCGCAMTMLPFASPAQIGHIEGVFLWICFIFCCVNTVIGYGAYSEALNHWDASKVSVVTTMLPIFTMIFSLLGHYFFPEMFAEPDMNWIGYIGAVVVVVGAILAISGDRLFRRR, encoded by the coding sequence ATGCAGCAAAAAAGACCATTTTTAGGATTTTCGTTTGCTTTAATTACTGCAATTGCTTGGGGAACATCGCCTATTGCTACACAGCAAGTCATCAAAGCAATGGACGCTCAAACTCTAGTTTGGTTTAGGTTTTTAGCCGCAGCATTGGGATTATTCTGCATTTTAGCATTTGCAAAAAAATTACCAAATTTAGCCGCTTGTAGTAAAAAAGAGCTGGGTTTGTTTGTTGTGGCTATATTAGGCTTATCGGCAAACTTCTTTTTGTTTGCCCAAGCATTAAATTATATTTCTCCTACAACGAATCAGGTGCTATGGCTGTTAGCTCCTTTTACAATGATTTTGCTAGGCGTGCTGGTTTTTAAGGAGGAATTTGGTGTTTTTCAAAAGCTAGGTTCTAGCTTATTAATGATTGGCTTAATTGCTTTTTTCAACGATAAATTCAGTGAGATTTTGCAGCTTAACGACTATTCATTAGGTATTTTATTTGGTATCGCTGCGAGTTTAGTTTGGGTTATTTATGCCTTTGCTCAAAAGTTATTGCTAGCTAAATTTACTCCACAGCAAGCGTTAATGGTTATTTACTGTGGTTGTGCAATGACGATGTTGCCTTTTGCTTCTCCTGCCCAAATTGGTCATATTGAAGGCGTTTTCCTATGGATATGTTTTATTTTTTGTTGTGTAAATACCGTAATTGGCTATGGTGCTTACAGCGAGGCTCTTAATCATTGGGACGCCTCAAAAGTGAGCGTAGTCACCACGATGCTGCCGATTTTTACTATGATTTTTTCATTGCTTGGACATTATTTCTTCCCTGAAATGTTTGCAGAGCCTGATATGAATTGGATAGGTTATATCGGTGCTGTTGTGGTAGTTGTTGGTGCAATTTTAGCAATTTCGGGCGATAGGTTATTCAGGCGGAGATAA
- a CDS encoding ComF family protein, which produces MNLFGFRCFHCDSVLSIDAHGFCSGCQQLVKSQPYCYHCGMSALEYRHYCGFCLKNELKWHKLVRVGEYKSPLSHWVHRFKLQQQYWLDQALARQLLLAIKQAQREQALILPEVIMPVPLFWQRYWKRGFNQSELLGRWLAKWLAIPLDNSSLIRNRQTISQRDLTANERRKNLKRAFNYKPIKKYKRVAIIDDVLTTGSTLNAICAELLKSGIEEIQVWVLARA; this is translated from the coding sequence ATGAATTTATTTGGCTTTCGTTGCTTTCATTGCGATAGCGTTTTATCAATTGACGCTCACGGCTTTTGTAGTGGTTGCCAACAATTAGTTAAAAGTCAGCCGTATTGTTACCACTGTGGAATGAGTGCGTTAGAGTATCGTCATTATTGTGGATTCTGTTTAAAAAATGAACTGAAATGGCATAAGTTAGTTAGAGTAGGTGAGTATAAATCACCACTTTCTCATTGGGTGCATAGATTTAAATTGCAGCAACAATATTGGCTCGATCAAGCTCTTGCTCGGCAATTGTTACTCGCTATTAAGCAAGCTCAGAGAGAGCAAGCGTTGATATTGCCTGAAGTGATTATGCCTGTGCCATTATTTTGGCAAAGATATTGGAAAAGAGGCTTTAACCAAAGTGAATTGTTAGGGCGTTGGTTGGCGAAATGGTTGGCTATTCCTTTAGATAATAGTAGTTTAATAAGAAATCGGCAGACTATTTCACAACGAGATCTCACTGCAAATGAACGCCGTAAAAATTTAAAAAGAGCTTTTAATTATAAACCGATAAAAAAGTATAAACGAGTTGCTATTATTGATGATGTGCTGACAACAGGCTCAACCTTAAATGCTATTTGTGCAGAATTATTGAAAAGTGGCATTGAAGAAATTCAGGTGTGGGTTTTAGCCAGAGCATAG